GTATGTCTTAGCTTCCTCACCAGCTGTAGAATGAACTTTTATCAAGCAGCAGACACGGCGGCCCTCAAAGATTTGTTCATGATATAGAAGTTATCATTTGAACATAAATTTATAAAGCACTGAACTCTCACAATAACATGTAAAAAGTAAAATAAATGTAATCTGCATTAACTGTCATTTAGATGACAAGTCACGGTTCTCACTGTTGTAGACATTCTACAAAAACATTACATTTATGTGTAACTAAGTACATTTCTCAGGACAAAAGACAGGACTATACCTCACACCATTACGACCGTCACAGAGCATTCAAAAATAACAGTTGACCATAAAAGACAAATAACCCAGTGCCATCCCATATTTTCAGCTGCCATCTCTACGGTGATCTGTGACTTGGTGGACAAAGTGCGGCTCATCCTGGACTGCGTGAGCGGCAAGGAGCACACATTGAAGACAATCGTGATCATGGAGGCCTTCGACAAGGAGCTTGTGGTCCGCGGACAGCAGAGCGGCATCGAGATCCTTAGCCTGAAGGATGTGGAGGTAAGCTCTAAAATGTCATGAACTTCTATGTTTACGGTAGACTCGTTTTAGCAAAGGCTCTTATCCAGAAGCTCATAGATCAAAATGAGCACTCTGCTCGAACACGCTGGTTTTCTCAATGTTCTCTAGTTTTATTTGATTATGCTTATCCCAGCGAGCTAATGTTTCAATGCGGGGGAAATGAAACTGAATGATGTGTCATGGTTTCTTTGTCACCCTCAGGCTGTTGGCAAAGCCTACCACCACCAGCCATTAGTAAGTAGGACTGCACAAAGTCATATTGAGATTAATTCAAACAGTGGTGATTTTGATGAATCCCAAAGAAACAAGTAATAGGTTATTATTCTGTCTTTACGTTATTTGTTTGAGTATCTGATATGTCTGTACTGTTAAGATAACGTGCTACTAGATCTTAAATCTCTTTGTGGTCTGCTATAGCCCCCAACACCAGATGACCTGGCACTCATCTGCTTCACTAGTGGaaccacaggtgtgtgtgtgtgtgtgtgtgcattaattCTGCTTTCATGTCATTACTCTGTATTTCACAATGTAAATATCCCACATtaaaacaaatgtattttataaggCCCCtatgtttttacactgctgctactcactgtttattatctatgcatagtcactttactcctacctacaAATGACCTCGTCAGCACATtcacttggtaccggtacccactgtatatagcctcattattgtgtttgttttatttctttagtttatttagtaaatattttcttaattctatttattgaactgcattgttggtttaagggtttgtaagtaagcatttcacagtaaggtctaaacctgttgtatttggcgcatgtgacaaataaaataattgATTTGAGATGCCTGTCCTGAAACCCCATAGAGTAAGCAATGCAGAGGTAGAAGCACAAGTGGCCAGAAACTCCTTGGAAGGCAGGAACAGGAAGAAACTCAGATGAACAAGGCTTCgaggggtggcctgtcctcttctggctgtaccgggtagagattTAACAGTACCATTTAAGGCCAgattgaaaaaaacaaaaaaacaatctgTTCATAGAGGACCAGCAAGGTCAGAAAATAACCATAATGGCTATAGATGGTTCAAACACTTCAAGCCGCTATGGTCAGACTTTTCATAGTCAGGGATTTCAAAGTAGGGAGAGTAGACATTGTAAAAGTATGAACAGTCTTACTGGAAAGCAACAGTAGAAAAAATAGGCCAGTACACTGACATGTGTTGTGTAAGACATTTAATACGAATAGTATGATAGTCAAGTGTGAAGTAACACACTGTATGCAAGCATGATCAGGAGGATGTGTGTTACACTTGGACCCTCGTGACAAGAATTATCAAGTTGATGAAAAACGTTACTAATCCATTGTGTTTCCATGAATGGAGATTCCCACACGTTAATTACTGACTCTTTTATTAGTAATATTGCGTATTGGAAATATGATGCATCTAACCATCAAGATTTAATAAACTGTCACTTGTTTTCTTTTACTCCCAGGAAACCCAAAGGGTGGAATGCTTACACATGGCAATGTTATCGCCAATTGTGCTGCTTTCATCAAGATAACAGAGGTAAACTAACCACCCTTTTGATTAATTTGTTCCCTGAATGGCGTCTCACAGGAAATGTAAGCATTGTGAATATAAAAAATATAGGCATCATGACACGTGATTTGCATGACAACATTTTGAAATTTGGCCACTGCATATTCTCACAGAAGGCAGATTGCATACTGTTTGTTCTCATGAAAAGCCTTGTTTGGGGCATTGGGATACTAGTTTAACAACCGAGAGACCCCGAAAGTTCTCCAAACCGATGCTCGTTAGTCTGCAATCTACTTAGTTAGAGAACTAACACGAATGCTGACTCTTATAAAAACAACAAATCGAGTATTGTCTATGgctgcccaattctgatattttgccaacatggtcttttgaccaatcagatcatgtATTTCGCCCAATTATTATTGGGAAATATcaaaattgggctgcctgtgtaaatgcagcttATGTGTTTTGGTGTAGATGGCAACCTCTGTTTTGAGCATCACAAAACAAAGTGTTTTTCTTATAACAGTAAGTAGAATTTATTCAACCTAGGAACAATGGAAAACTTTCTTATTTGAAACTACAAACCTGGCTTAAAAACAGCTATTTTTTAAATCTTAACATTTTCCTCTGCCTTAGATGGGCAAGTAAAACAGAATTGACTTATTATGGGCGGCTGGTAccctggtggttagagcattgggtaattgaaaggttgctagatcgaatccctgagctcaCAAGGTtggtctgcccctgaacagtgCAGCACTGTTCCCaggctatcattgtaaataagaatgtgttcttaactgacttgcctagttaaatctaGGTTTAAAAAAGATTATGCTTAGTGTCATGATATGTACTGCTGTATTCCACACTGTATGAAGCTGCTATTTTCCAAGCCTTGCCGCCGCCCTGCTAAATACCCTTTAAAATCAAGCCAGTTATGTGTTTTCTTGCTTTTGTTCCTCAATCTTTGTTGACTTTCCTGTCTGTCCTATCTGTTCCCTCTTCCTTTTTTCCATTCCATGTATTTTTCTGCCCAGTGTCTACTCAGAGCATACTCGAGCACATCCTTAGTGCTGGGCTTATCTCCTTCAAACCATTGGCCCACATGTTTTTGAGGTAATGCAATGCCGTGTGTGTCTTCCGCAGGTGCACTGCATGCTGAACCTCCACGACATTCACATGTCCTACCTACCTCTAGCACACATGTTTGAGAGGGTGGTGGAGGTATGTACTGAAACTGATAGAATGAGGAGAGGCAGGAACTCATTTAATTTCACCCTTGTTAATACTAAGACATTTTTTGTTTTCGACAGGGGGACAAAAAAATAATTGCCCCATGCTACGGAGTGTTATatcggtctgctaatacaggactagtgaaGGCCCAGTGCACAACCTTTTGTATGAAAGAAAGAAACATGCAAAATTATTTTTTTAGTGTGTGCTTTAGGATATATACATATTTGTATTTGATCTTAAAGTGGCAATCCGCAGtataaacaataacaaagcagtcTCCCCACCCCTGGTtctgtaaaaagctgagggatggggctgtaGAAATTGAATCTTTCTCAACTTCATAGATTGCTATGGATGTAACGATTGATCATCCGTGATGTCAACATTATACTTTTAGCCTTGTTTTGTGGCTATAttgtacattttctttatttatagagtaaaacaagcttatattttggattCTGACTGGGTATgatagttgaactaagctcatcaggcataagttatattcttcgtGTGTGTACCATTTCTAccagtccaaaaatggatgttgcAATTGTAAATTGCCCCTGTTTAATACACATAATGTCATACTTGGGCTAAGCTTGATTTAGTTTTCCCGATACCATGGAACCAATGGAATCGTCACAAGTGCGAACTCTAAGCAAAATCACCTAAAATATATTGAACATATTTGACACCTGTACTTGGCAGTTAACGGACACTCTTCCTTTTCGTCTGCCTCCCCCTCACACCACTTCCGTTCTCCAGGGAGTGATCCTGGTGCACGGTGCCCGGATTGGCTACTTTCAGGGGGACATCCGGCTCCTGATGGATGACCTGAAAACCCTGCAGCCCACAGTCTTCCCTGTCGTCCCCCGCCTGCTCAACCGCATGTTTGACAAGGTCAGATGTACTGTAGACCCTGAGGGATGTTTTCAACAATAATATGACCATATCACTTAGTACTGGGAAGTTGGATTAATTTGAATTGGACTTGCACAAAAGACAAATACAAACATTTCTTAGAACAGTTGTACATGTGTATTGAAACCTTATTTAAAGCATGGGTGGGTGTGGGCAAAGTTTTGTAAATCAAGATGCTTCAAAAACAATTTAAAGGTGTGCTGGACTGAATTCAACTACAGATTTCAAATCGCTCAGTGGCCTAGATTGTTATGGGGTTGATATGTTgttgaatacattcttctttggAGAAGGGGCGGTAATGTAGCCCAGAGGTCCGACAGGCGGACCAGTAGCCGGAcagtcgctggttcaaatcctgtGCTGGGCAATAAAAGAGCAAACTGAACTGTCAACCAACGAGCTGCTGCTTTACAGATTGTAGCTACCCATCCACTCCAGTCTTGCCCTTGACGGAGGCACAAGGTTGGAAGCAGGGTAAGAGACATATCCTTTGCAAGATGGACAAATAAGATATTTTTCTGTCTCTCCTTCATAGATCTTCGGACAGGCCAACGCGCCACTGAAGAGGTGGCTGCTGGTTTTTGCCTCCAGGAGGAAGCTTGCGGAGATGATGAATGGTGTGGTCAGGAAGGACAGCTTGTGGGACAAGCTCATCTTCCAAAAAGTCCAGGTACCCATGGATAGGAACCAGATCATGCAAGAAAGGACAATGTTGACTTTAATGTTGCGACTTACATGAATTAATTTTAGGATTCGGGTTCTGGGTGAGTGAGGTTAGGGTGTTTTTTAATTTAGTTAGGATTGTGGGTATTGTGAAGACTAGGGTTAATGGTGAAACTATTGGTGGTAAGAAAGTGCCTTACATTAGCATTTGGCAAATTTGTATTAAGTATTATAATGCAACCCTTAACttattgatggggggggggtgcacATGCAAAATTACAagtagtctgcggttgtgagtccTGTTGTACGTACTGCCATATTCTCTAAAACATTGGATGCGGCTTATGGCAGAGAAATtgacattaaattatctggcaacagctctggtggacattcctgcagtcagcatgccaattgcacacacctcaaaactgcatattttagtggccttttggcctcagcacaaggtgcacatgtgtaattatgctgtttaatccgattcttgatatgccacacctgtcaggtggatggagtatcttggcaaaggagaaatgctccctaacagtgatgtaaacaaatttTTGCACAACTTGAGAGcgaagctttttgtgtgtatggaacatttctggggcaACGACAAGGTCGAATCATGACGTCTGTGTTCTTCAggttggagctctagaaagaggcttgAGTTCCCGATTCCCgatcaaaacgtattttcccagtcggagcctcttttctttttcttttttctagagttcccagttgtcttgaactcactgaagtctgagatttccgagTGCGCCAGAAGTcctgctggattgacagcatggccaaagttgaatgtttatcctattaatcttggaaaagagacccttaaacccagatttggaccacacccactccactgaatagcaggctagttaTTGCTTTGCGATGCTTTCAGTTAGTCACTgagttgtgtaatgtttatggccAATGAGCACCGATAGGTTTTTACCTAATTTCTCTTCCTATAACAAGGATTTAAATGGATTtcccagtagattgtcgacttgattcatgatgatgactgcaagTTAAGATTGTGAAACCTTTATGttaacatgatcagtccaatcaaagctacggtaaaTATAACGTGATTTTTATctgtggctttattaactcaatgatttttttttttttgttagttTTTTGTGAACagatgtgacatgtattaatgtaAAACAGACAACGTTAAAAGAACTGGTGGGGTACAAAATGGGTCGCCACTGTTCTTTATGAAGGTTAATCAACTCACTGTTTTGAGACCAGAAAACCAACCAAAAATGGCACTGCTAATTATTTAAATGTTCATTCATAATTTCTTCCTGGTTTAAGTTCAGGCTAGAGTTTTTTTCTTCCATTAATTTACCAAATATATATTAAAGGAAATTACTCAAGCCATATACAACTGTGGCTGTCAATAACGTTTTTTGTCCTTTGTGCTCTACAGGACAGTCTTGGGGGTCGTGTGAGGCTGATGATCACAGGAGCGGCCCCAGTTTCTCCAACCGTCCTAACTTTCCTTCGTACCGCACTTGGCTGCCAGGTGAGACTGCCCATTGATTTACAAATTTAAATGACAGGTGAACAAAAGGATAAACTCTCTAGTTCAATTCTTCCACCAATCCATTGCTTCTAAATGTGTGGGGAAGAATGCACAAATGCCCCCTTTCCCAGAGAATTTGGATGCAGATCCTGGTTGCATTCTAATTCTTTAACCTTCTAAAGaggtgtgcactcattcactcccCCTAATGTATTTAAAAGCATTTGATTGGTACAAGCATGGCTGGAAGGAATTTCCCCCAAATCCAACACACTAGTCCTTTCCTTTTAAATCCTTTAGGGGGAGTTTACAGGCGCACTCTTTGGGAGAAAGGTAGAGAATCCAAATGTAGCCCGTTTCATACCCTAGAGAAGTAGCTCCCTCTTTTGACACTTCCTGTTTGTTCAATCATGTTCTCTTTCTATCAGTCAAAACAATCACTTCATGCTTGTGAATCAACCTCCTACCCAACCAGCCTGCTGTGGTGCCGAAGATAGATAATACTAGCATCAGAAACACAAATTACTCCATTACAGTGCTTTGAAATCAATGTCTGGTGCTTCTACTTGACAGTTTTACGAAGGCTATGGTCAGACTGAGTGCACAGCTGGGTGTACCATGTCCATGCCTGGGGACTGGACAGCAGGTAATGCACACATTCAAGCATTACCGACACATTCAATTACTACCACATCACACAACGCATACCACCACATGCTTAATCCAACAAGCAAGTCACACATGGCTCTACACCCTCACTACACTGATTATACAAGAACAGTTTTACTTCTGTGTCTTGTGGCTCACTGGAATCTTCATGAAACCTTGAGACCATGTTGGCATTATGAAATAACAGAAAGTGTTACTGAAATGtgacaacatatctctttctgcCCAGGTCATGTGGGGGCTCCACTGCCCTGCAATTATGTAAAGCTGGCAGACGTGACTGAGATGAACTACTTTGCTGCcaatggggaaggagaggtgaggtgtaAAGACCATTGGAAGTCCCACCTTGGTTTCTTGTGTGCCTTTGATTGGAACAGCCAGTCTCAAAttgctctctgtccctcccccttgGCCCTATCCAGTCAATGTTAGCATATCTGAAGGGTCTGAATGGGTATAATCACTATAGTGGTAAAGCTTCCACCTTACTGATCTGCAAACATTGAAAGATAAGGGCCAAGTGCAGGCTTTAATACATGCGGTAAAGAGATGTTTGGAGTTTGACCAAAACAATGTAAACACCATGGAAATTCCACACATTGGTCCCCCCTGGTGGGGATAGAGCCAGAATTTCTCATTGCCACCCATCAAAATTAGCCTATCAACTCCAATACATGTTCATGTCATTGTCACCAAtcatcacatgtatttatataggccttcttacatcagctgatatctcaaagtgctgtacagaaacccagcctaaaactccaaacagcaagcaatgcaggtgtagaagcacggtggctaggaaaaactccctagaaaggccaaaacctaggaagaaacctagagaggaactaggctatgggggggcagtcctcttctggctgtgccgggtggagattataacagaacatggccaagatgttcaaatgaccataaatgaccagcatggtcaaataataatcacagtagttagcAACTCAGAAGTAAATATCAGtttgcttttcatagctgatcattaagagtatctctactgctcctgctgtctctagagttgaaaacagcaggtctgggacaggtagcacgtccagtgaacaggtcagcgttccatagctgcaggcagaacagttgaaactggagcagcagcacggccaggtggacgtGGGacagtagtcctgaggcatggtcctagggctcaggtcctcaagagtgttagagcatacttaaattcacactggacaccagataagacaggagaagtactccagatataacagactgacccttgcccacgacacaaactactgcagcatactggaggctgagacaggaggggtcaggagacactagccccaatcaactgcattacacTTAAAAACGACTTCAAATATCACCATTGATATCTATATGGTTAGCTATGCTACTAGCTTATCCGAATTTATCCAAGTTAGCAAACACGCACTATTTATACAAACTtttgtggacactccttcaaatgagtggtTTCAGCTATTTCggtcacacccattgctgacatgtgtattaaatcaagcacacagccatacaatctccatagccaaacattggcagtagaatggccttactgaagagctcagtgactttcaacttggcaccgtcataggatgccacctttccaacaagtcagttcgtaaaacGTCTGCCCTGCTTAAGctccccagtcaactgtaagtgcgattattgtgaagtggaaatgcctagtggcaacaacagctcagctgcgACGATGCGACGTGGtagtccacacaagctcacagatcgGGACCGCCGTAGTGCGTCTCTCCTCAGTTTCAACCCTCACTAccgagaagccactgctccaaaactgccataaaaaaatccagactacggtttgcaactgcactggGGACaaagtactttttggagaaatatcctctggtctgatgaaacaaatagaattgtttggccataatgaccatttttatgtttggagaaaaaagcgggaggtttgcaagccgaagaacaccatcccaactgtgaagcacgtgagtggcagcatcatgttgtgggggtgctttgctgcaggaggggctggtgcacttcacaaaatagatggtatgaTGAGGAAGgtcaattatgtggatatatttgaagcaacatctcaaggtatccgtcaggaagttaaagcttggttgcaaatgtgtcttccaaatggacaatgaccccaagcatacttccaaagttgtggcaaatggcttaaggacaacaaagtcaaggtattggagtggccatcaaagccctgacctcaatcctatagataaTATGTGGGCAAAACTgagaaagtgtgtgcgagcaaggatgcctacaaacctgactcggttacacctgctctgtcaggaggaatgggccaaaattcacccaaattattataggcagcttgtggaatgctacctgaaacattgacctaagttaaacaatttaaaggcaatgctaccaaatactaattgagtgtgtgtaaacttctgacccactgggaatgtgatgacagaAATAAAAGCTGGAATCTTTACTTACTCTTtacttattattctgacatttcacattgttaaaataacgtggtgattctaactgacctaagacagggaattttaactgagattaaatgtatttggctaaggtgtatgtaaacttctgacttcaactgtacctttgTTCATGTAGTGTGTTTTCTAAACCCTTTTGTACAACTTCTAAACATTATGCAACGAAAAAACTGCCAAATCAGATTTTAGTAACCACATTATGTGCCTGCTAGAACACATTAATCATGACGACTATCCACATTGTTAGAAGGTTTTTTGAATGACCTCCAATGGCAGTGTCCTTGATCTGCCTTCCATTGATCTCTTTAATGCATGTATTGGGACCTACTGGAATAGTGAGATGGGTTTTCCCTAGCTTGCTTTATTGGGGTGGGGGTTGTCCCAGTTGAATTTTTCTTTAACATctatttaactaggtaagctaagaacattcttatttacaatgatggcctaccctgctcaaacccggacaacgctgggccatttGTGCATTGGCTTaagggactctcaatcacggcagGATGTGATACAGACTTTAATCAAACCAAGGActctagtgatgcctcttgcacggagatgcattgccttagaccactgcaccactcgggagcttgCTTTGATACTTCACAATTTAATCAATAGCCTTTGAGGAGGTGGGTGTATAGCCTGGTCTCACGTTTATTTGTGTATAAAATTCTGCTTCGCAGGTGTGTGTAAAAGGACCAAACGTATTCAAGGGCTACCTGAATGACCCAGAGAAGACTAAGGAGGCCTTGGATCAGGATGGCTGGCTCCACACGGGAGACATTGGGAAGTGGCTGCCTGTAAGTACTGTCAACTCTACATTCAGCCACCTGTGTTTTCAATTCTGGTCATTTTGTAAAGGGCTTGATGTTGACTTGATTAGTTGAATCAAGTGTTAGTGCTaggacaaaataaaaaatgtgcactttgggtccccaggaccaagaTTGGGAAACACCTGAGCTAGCCTATAAGGCAGCGTTTATCAATTGTCCTATGGTGGGGGCTTTCTGTGACAATTATGCCAGAACGTTCACCACACATGAGGTGAGGAGTGAAATATGCCAATTAGGAATAAAGGGGTGATTAGGTGGCTATGACGGAATGGGGGc
This sequence is a window from Oncorhynchus gorbuscha isolate QuinsamMale2020 ecotype Even-year linkage group LG17, OgorEven_v1.0, whole genome shotgun sequence. Protein-coding genes within it:
- the LOC124001534 gene encoding long-chain-fatty-acid--CoA ligase 1-like, whose product is MQMQAQDLLRQLQIPELEDVCQYMHSLPANILMGVGALAALTTYWYATRPKALKPPCDLNMQSVAMTGDGYVRRSILNKNDEHMTHYYSDARTMYEVFLRGMRVSIDRPCLGSRKPNQPYTWLSYREVADKAECIGSALLHRGHSQTGDKHIGIFSQNRPEWTISELACYTYSLVCVPLYDTLGLEAIEYIIDQAAISTVICDLVDKVRLILDCVSGKEHTLKTIVIMEAFDKELVVRGQQSGIEILSLKDVEAVGKAYHHQPLPPTPDDLALICFTSGTTGNPKGGMLTHGNVIANCAAFIKITEVHCMLNLHDIHMSYLPLAHMFERVVEGVILVHGARIGYFQGDIRLLMDDLKTLQPTVFPVVPRLLNRMFDKIFGQANAPLKRWLLVFASRRKLAEMMNGVVRKDSLWDKLIFQKVQDSLGGRVRLMITGAAPVSPTVLTFLRTALGCQFYEGYGQTECTAGCTMSMPGDWTAGHVGAPLPCNYVKLADVTEMNYFAANGEGEVCVKGPNVFKGYLNDPEKTKEALDQDGWLHTGDIGKWLPNGILKIVDRKKHIFKLAQGEYIAPEKVENIYIRSDPVAQIFVHGDSLQACLVGIVVPDPDFLPGWAKKKGIEGSYLEMCASKELKNAILEDILRLGKEGGLKSFEQVRDISLHTEMFSVQNGLLTPTLKAKRTDLRSHFQEQIDLLYATIKM